The sequence CGGTCGCGACCCGGCACAGCAGCGCCGCGTAGGCGTTGGAAGGAGGCGCGGCAGGGTCCGGGCACAGAGCCAGGGGCATGGACCACGGGGATGCGTGGCGTGTTCCGGAGGTCCACGCATCGGCGAGTTCCGCCACCGCGGGGGCATCCGGGCGCAGATGGTGCAGTCGCCAGCGGGTGCGGTGGGCGACGACCGCTTCCTCGGCGAGAACCAGCACGTCCTCGGGGACAGCCGGGTGTTCGGTCCAGGCCGCGGTGGTGTCACCCATGAGTCGTACGAAGTCACGTCCTGTCCCGGTCAGGCGCGGGGACGAGCAGAGAGCCGCGTACGCCTCCAGGGTCTGGGTCCGCCAGTGGACCAGTTGGAACTGGGCTCGTCGCAGTGTGTCTCCCTCGGCGGTCAGCGTGAGCCTCCGCCAGTAGTCGACGACCCCGAAAAAGGCGAATACTCCCTGGAACAGGCCAGGCAGGGGGCGAGGCTCGTCACGCCACGGGGCGTAGAAGGCCTCGCCGCTCGGTTCATCGCTCTCGTCGTGGAGCGGAACGGAGTCCAGCAGAGCGTGCAGCTTCAGGTGCTGGAACTCGTGCACGAGAGATGCGGCGAGTTCCACGCCGTCGGGCGGTTCGCTGACCACGATGCCTCCGAACGCGTCGCTCGACGACACGGAACTCACCACGCCACCTGGCTCCTTGGGCCGAGGGGTGAGCGCGGTGAGGGCACCACCGAGTGCGTCGGCCCGCTGGAGCGTGATGCGGCTCAAAAGGCTTCCCGCGTCGTGGATCAGGCTTTCCCAGGTTGCTGCCTCGGCCGGGTGGCTCGGGGACGGAGGTAACAGAGCCCCCGGCACTCGGTAGGGGTCGAGGTCGTCCAGGACGAAGTCGAAGCGGCCGGCCTCGGGGGCTGTCTGTACACGATGAACCGGATGCCACAGGCGTGGAACGCTGTGGTCGCAGCCGTGCAGCGGTACGTGCCTGGTGCCGCGTGCGATGTATGTGTCCCACTCCCGTACGTGCAGAAGTGCCTCGCTGCCCTGCCCCGCGCGCAGGTCGGCGGCGCCGACAGTGGGCAGCAGGGCGAAGCCGTCCCGCAGCGGGAGCCAGAGGTCGAAGGCGAGTCCGGCCCGGACGGCGGCCGCGGCCGCGACGCACTGCAGGTGGGCCAGATCGTCGGAGGGCAGGTTGACCAGCCGGTCGTTGAGGGCGCGCAGCGTCCGGCTCATCCACCGTCCCACGGACGGATCCAGCAGCACCTCGGCGACCACCCGGGAATCGGCGCGGTCTGCCCGTACCAGAAGGGCCCGTACTTCCCCTACCGCCGGCAGCATGCCCGGATGCCCGGCCATGACCGTCTCGGCCCGACCCACCAGTTCACGCAGCCACAGCACGCGTGCGGCCAACTGCTGGTCGCGGAGTCGTCGGATCAGGGGGCGGTCCTCGTCGCCCGTTGCCAAGGCGTGGACTGCGGCGTTGCCGAGCCTGACCGGGTGCACTTCGCGTTCGAAGAGATCCGGTTCGGCATCTTCCCGGGAAGGTGGCCGGTATGTCCAGAACCTGCCGCTGACGGGTTCCGACGACATGCCGTAACTCCCTGAGGAGTAGCCCCCACCGCCACCGCCGTCAACGCCGGCGACAGTCCGGTCCGCGCGAACGAAACGGTCCAGCCACCGTGCCAAGGCGGAGGCGTCCACATGGTCGTGCTCGGCGGACGGGGCCGCAGCGGACGTGAGACTGGTCGGGTCCGGCGATTTTGACCGAAGCGGTTCCTGAATCTGCCACGAGTTGTCCATGGCGGCTGCTCCTACCTCTGAATCGACGGCTGTCTCACCCAGTTCGGCTCGCACTCTGGCGAGGTTGCGGGCACAGAGCACGACATTGGGATGGTGTTCCCCGAGTCGCTGGGTGCCCGCATCCATCGCCGCCTGGAAGTGCTCGGCAGCACAGCGGGGGTGACCGAGCAGATGCCATGCGGTCGCAAGTTCGTGCCTGGCGGCGATGGTGTTCGGGTGATCCTTGCCGAGCCGGCGCTCACTGGTCCGCCAGACGTCGCTGAATTCGTCTCTCACCCACTCCAATGACTCACGGCCTTGGGCGTGGTCGCGCAGGATGCGGGCCTGCTCGTGGCGGGCGAGGAGCAGGTCGGGGTGGTCGGGCGCGAGGAATCGACGGTGCTCCGCCACGACGTCCTCCGCCAGCGCCTCGGCTTCCTCGGACCGTCCCGCGTCGCGCAGGGCCCCTACGAGGCTGAGGCCGACGCCGAGCACGTCGGGGTCTCCGGGCCGGGCCAGTTCCATGATCTGGAGGCGCACCTCGCGCAGTTGGCCAACCGCCTCCTCGTGACGGCCCTGGCTGTGTGCGAGCCGTGCCAGGTCGGCGCGGAGATGCAGAACACGCCGCTGGTTCGTCTGCGGGTCGCGCAGGCGCAGGGCGAGAGCCTCGGTCAGCTGCACCTCTGCGGCCTCGTACTGCCCCAGTTGTGCCAGCGTACGGGCCCAGCCGGCGCGGACCGACTGCCGATGCCGGTGACCAGGCTCCAGGCTCTCGGCCGCGTCGGCCAGCCGCAGGTAGAGCCGGTCCGACTCATTGAGGTATCCGCCGTCGCGCAGGGCCCAGGCGAGGTTCAGTCCGACGACGACGGTGTCAGGACTCTTCTTGCCGAGCAGGCGCGCCCTGACCTTGTCGATTGCCTTCAGTTCGCTGGTGGCCTCGGTGAACATCCCTGCGTATACGTGGGAGCGGGCGGCATTCAGGGCGGGCTCGGTGGCTGCCAGGACCAGGTCTGCGTCGGCTACGCCGTCGCTCTCGGCGGCCGACAACAGCAGAGGGGCGGCGGTGGCGTGCGCGGCGATCGACCCCCATCGCGGCCAGTGCGCGGGGTTGCCCGCCTCCAAAGGCGCGGTGAACCGTTGCAGAAGTGCCGTGACGAGACGGAGCATGGTCGGCGCGTGTGCGGTGAAGTCGGCGTTGTCGCGGCTGGCCGCCCGGACCATCGGATGAATGGTGAGCGTCGGCGCGCCCGCGTCCGAGTCCTCCGAAGCGCCGGCCGTCGGCTCGATGGTGATCAGTTTCAATCCCGCGAGGCCACCCAGCGCCTGCTTCAGGCGAGGCAGCGTGGCGCGCGGGAACAGCTCGCTCGCTGCGAGGAGTTCCGCATCGAGGAGTTCCTGGTAGGGGATGGGAGCCGGCCCGAAGGCGGACAGCAGCCTCAGCAACGGGCGTGCCAGATCGACGCCTTGGCGGTGCAGCAGATCGAGGGAGAGTTCATAGGTGCTCGGGATCGCCCGGCGGAGACGGTCCGCCGGTCCCAGGTCGAGGTCCGCATCGGACGTCATCTCGGCGAGGTTCGTGTCGAGGCTGCGGCGGTACGCGCCGAAGGTCGCGGGCATCTGTGGCGACGGCCAGGGGTCGTCCAGAGCGCGTGCCAGGTAGGAGCCCGCCAGGTCGAGCGCGAGCGGGAGGCCACCGAGGTCGTCGGCGAGTTGCTCGGCCTGTGCCGGGTCTGCCGCCCGCCAGGCCAGGTCACGCAGGACCAGCGCGCCGTCCTTGCTGGAGAGGGGGTCGACGCTCTCTATGCGCACCCAGTGCCCCCAGCGTTCGGGGCGCGACTCACGGCTGGTGACGAGCACCGTCCCCCGTGGATGTGCGGGCTCACGCAGCCACCCGGTGCCCTCGGCGGTGCGGGAGGGCGCGGCGGCCAGCACGGCCGGTTCATCGATGTTGTCGAGGACTACCAGCCATGGGACGGTGAGAGCCTCCAGATGCCTCCACAGCACGTCCGCCGGGTGCGCACCATAGAAGTCGCTCGGGGCGGCGCCCGCCGCGAACGCGACCGCCCGCAGCGCCCCGGACAGGCTTTCACCGTCCTGCCCGGACACCCACCACGTATGGGTCACCGCGGCCGTCAGCCGATGGGCAGCCTCCAGGGCTACCGCCGTCTTGCCCGAGCCACCCATACCCGTCAACAACCACACCCCGGGTTCCCCTGCGTCACCACTGGCCCGTCGTGACATCGCGCGGACCACCTCGGCCACGAGCCGGTCGCGTCCACGCAGCCGGTCCGACCGCACCCTGCGTTGCGGCACGGCCAAGGGCGCACTCGAGGAAGGGAAGGCTGCCGCCTCCGCAGGGCCGAACGCCGTGCCGTAGAAGGCGTTCTCTACATGGACAGGGCCAGTCACGGTGCCTGCGGCGAGGCCACCCCCGGTGGATTGCACGGTGGCGTTCCGCGGTCCGGCGGAAGTCGAGGACGATGAGGTGGGGGGTGGGCCTGCTTGAGCCGGTCCGGTCAGCCCTGAGCCGGATCCGGCTGGGGAGGGATACCTGTCCGCACCTCCCCGTTCACCACACCAGCCGCGAACGACCCGGGGCCATGCGCACGGATATTCACACTGCCGTCCACAGCGAGGCCGCCGTCCCCGGTGCTGACGCCGGACGGCGCCGTGGGCGCGGGGAGCAGGGCACGCAACTGCTCGACAGCCCGGTCGCGTGCCTCACCATCCAGGTCTTCCAATGCCATCGCGAACCGGGTCTGCCACTCGGTCCGCAGGAGGACACGGGTCTGTTCCAAGGTGTCTGGGCTGCCCGTCTGCAAGGCCTCGGCGGTACGGTCCAGCCTTTCGAGTTCACGCTGTTCGCGTTCCGGTTCGCTTCGGCCGAACCAGCGCGCCACAGCCTGCCGCAACCCGCTCCACGCGTCCGTCCCTGCCGCCGTGACCACGGCACCACCACCGGACGACGCCAGAGCCAACAGCACTTCGTCGAGCAACCTGTCCTCCCCCATGCCGCAGGCGTTCAAGACGACGGTAACGCCCACGGCGTCAGTTCACTATAAGTCGCGATGGAACCACTATGCGTTTCCCGGCGAGCCGTCCTCACTATGGATGGCTGCTGAGAATTTCTTGTGCTCTGGCCCCGGACTGGCAGGTCATGGGCGGGTCTTGTGGCAGGCAGGGGGAATGGACCCACACGCCGGCCTGACGATCTGGTGCTGCGGGCACGGATGGTCGAGCTGAGCTGGTCCGGGCAGCGAGTGCCTGCCATCGCGGACGAGTTGAGGTGGAATCCCAGGACAGTTCGCCGGTGGCTGCACCGCTTCAACCGCTTGAGCCTGGACGGGCTGGAGGACCTGGGTGGACAGGGCCGGAAGCGACGGATCACCGAAACAGAAGGCTCAAGAGTCA is a genomic window of Streptomyces griseochromogenes containing:
- a CDS encoding aKG-HExxH-type peptide beta-hydroxylase, with translation MPQRRVRSDRLRGRDRLVAEVVRAMSRRASGDAGEPGVWLLTGMGGSGKTAVALEAAHRLTAAVTHTWWVSGQDGESLSGALRAVAFAAGAAPSDFYGAHPADVLWRHLEALTVPWLVVLDNIDEPAVLAAAPSRTAEGTGWLREPAHPRGTVLVTSRESRPERWGHWVRIESVDPLSSKDGALVLRDLAWRAADPAQAEQLADDLGGLPLALDLAGSYLARALDDPWPSPQMPATFGAYRRSLDTNLAEMTSDADLDLGPADRLRRAIPSTYELSLDLLHRQGVDLARPLLRLLSAFGPAPIPYQELLDAELLAASELFPRATLPRLKQALGGLAGLKLITIEPTAGASEDSDAGAPTLTIHPMVRAASRDNADFTAHAPTMLRLVTALLQRFTAPLEAGNPAHWPRWGSIAAHATAAPLLLSAAESDGVADADLVLAATEPALNAARSHVYAGMFTEATSELKAIDKVRARLLGKKSPDTVVVGLNLAWALRDGGYLNESDRLYLRLADAAESLEPGHRHRQSVRAGWARTLAQLGQYEAAEVQLTEALALRLRDPQTNQRRVLHLRADLARLAHSQGRHEEAVGQLREVRLQIMELARPGDPDVLGVGLSLVGALRDAGRSEEAEALAEDVVAEHRRFLAPDHPDLLLARHEQARILRDHAQGRESLEWVRDEFSDVWRTSERRLGKDHPNTIAARHELATAWHLLGHPRCAAEHFQAAMDAGTQRLGEHHPNVVLCARNLARVRAELGETAVDSEVGAAAMDNSWQIQEPLRSKSPDPTSLTSAAAPSAEHDHVDASALARWLDRFVRADRTVAGVDGGGGGGYSSGSYGMSSEPVSGRFWTYRPPSREDAEPDLFEREVHPVRLGNAAVHALATGDEDRPLIRRLRDQQLAARVLWLRELVGRAETVMAGHPGMLPAVGEVRALLVRADRADSRVVAEVLLDPSVGRWMSRTLRALNDRLVNLPSDDLAHLQCVAAAAAVRAGLAFDLWLPLRDGFALLPTVGAADLRAGQGSEALLHVREWDTYIARGTRHVPLHGCDHSVPRLWHPVHRVQTAPEAGRFDFVLDDLDPYRVPGALLPPSPSHPAEAATWESLIHDAGSLLSRITLQRADALGGALTALTPRPKEPGGVVSSVSSSDAFGGIVVSEPPDGVELAASLVHEFQHLKLHALLDSVPLHDESDEPSGEAFYAPWRDEPRPLPGLFQGVFAFFGVVDYWRRLTLTAEGDTLRRAQFQLVHWRTQTLEAYAALCSSPRLTGTGRDFVRLMGDTTAAWTEHPAVPEDVLVLAEEAVVAHRTRWRLHHLRPDAPAVAELADAWTSGTRHASPWSMPLALCPDPAAPPSNAYAALLCRVATAPAGPGLQINEVDPSDFARLLGSPDEACRLAVEQVTGGSEPHETWVRLGLALRRQRAPQSAENLGTDAAALALTHRPELIRAVHGQVAELTGAAPDPVALATWIGAKASVPDFPDLPKMDAAFTFRT